In a genomic window of Gemmatimonadaceae bacterium:
- a CDS encoding RES family NAD+ phosphorylase, translating to MPEPLISLWRVFPFDPAAEAGEMFSASRVPANQGAGRFDITHLTPAGYFGESPAHAVAEVIQGLRNQVLDKADLIRSRRRLALVQGELNAPAIGRHAHGIADLCDPRVLAEFEIRPDVLAGSDVRATQRIAEKLYKQRLRGFRWWSSLFGDWHTTILFDRRLGKRHLRFGNPAPLTLDSEGVVQAAERLTIRLA from the coding sequence TTGCCTGAGCCGTTGATCTCGCTGTGGCGAGTCTTCCCGTTTGACCCCGCGGCCGAGGCTGGCGAGATGTTCAGCGCCTCCCGCGTGCCAGCGAATCAAGGTGCGGGTCGGTTCGACATCACGCACCTCACCCCAGCCGGGTACTTCGGCGAATCGCCTGCCCACGCCGTCGCCGAAGTCATTCAAGGCCTGCGAAATCAAGTGCTGGATAAGGCCGACCTCATTCGCTCGAGAAGGCGGCTCGCGCTCGTGCAGGGCGAGCTGAACGCACCAGCCATCGGCAGGCACGCACATGGAATCGCAGATCTCTGTGACCCGCGCGTGTTGGCCGAGTTCGAGATTCGACCCGACGTTCTGGCCGGCTCCGACGTCCGGGCGACTCAACGAATTGCCGAGAAGCTGTACAAGCAGCGCTTACGGGGGTTCAGATGGTGGTCATCTCTTTTTGGCGACTGGCACACGACAATTCTCTTCGATAGGCGGCTGGGGAAGAGGCACCTTCGTTTCGGCAATCCAGCGCCGCTGACCCTCGATAGTGAGGGAGTTGTTCAGGCTGCCGAACGGCTCACGATACGACTGGCGTGA
- a CDS encoding O-antigen ligase family protein, which yields MANRIAAILLQVGIVAVIIAAAPYKLFELDRYFVPKELVLHVVALFIAIVLVVRRRTISIDLPDALIALFLAWSAASALFATNHWAGQRALGLSVSSALIFWGARRLGTLEMFRPILIAAAFATVLASAASLAQTYGFQTDYFSLNRAPGGTLGNRNFVAHIAAIGLPAVVWSTVTSRHSTGALLGSLGVGVLGAALVLSRSRAAWLAVVACVIVLAGPLFVSRNYWEGAQVGGRLSQVLLAGALGGIVAIALPNKLNWASDSPYLDSARGMVDYSTGSGRGRVAQYENSFRMARAHPVFGVGPGNWPVRYVRYAPANDRSLGDDGMTANPWPSSDWVAFVSERGFVAAIALLLVFVTLFFRAFRGWREGGDGSVAGEPSVPGEPARPPANGERNVPADAGMVTGNGVRRRVVSDRVLLKLALAGTIVATIVVSAFDAVLLLAAPAFLIWSVVGAATGGRVRPRPVELSDKAWRIAAAGTLLIVIASAARSATQMRSMAIVGRGGQTAGWLRGAAWDPASYRINIRVADLLSRRGRCATARPHARRALALFPHSPAAKRLVRRCR from the coding sequence ATGGCAAACCGGATCGCGGCGATCCTCCTTCAAGTGGGCATCGTTGCTGTAATAATTGCCGCCGCGCCGTATAAGCTCTTCGAGCTCGACCGCTATTTCGTTCCCAAGGAGCTTGTCCTCCACGTAGTCGCGCTGTTCATCGCGATTGTTCTCGTCGTCCGGCGGCGCACCATCAGCATCGATCTCCCCGATGCTCTGATCGCACTCTTCCTCGCCTGGAGCGCCGCGTCCGCACTCTTCGCCACAAATCATTGGGCGGGCCAACGCGCGCTCGGACTCAGTGTCTCGAGCGCGCTGATCTTCTGGGGCGCTCGCAGGCTGGGCACACTCGAGATGTTCCGTCCGATCCTTATCGCCGCTGCGTTTGCGACCGTTCTCGCCTCCGCCGCTTCACTCGCACAGACTTACGGATTCCAGACGGACTACTTCAGCCTCAACCGCGCACCCGGCGGAACACTCGGCAACCGAAACTTCGTTGCCCACATTGCCGCGATAGGATTGCCTGCAGTCGTTTGGTCCACCGTTACGTCGCGACACTCGACCGGCGCGCTGCTCGGCTCACTTGGCGTCGGTGTGCTCGGCGCCGCGCTCGTGTTGTCACGCTCGCGCGCGGCGTGGCTCGCCGTGGTCGCGTGCGTGATCGTGCTTGCCGGACCGCTCTTCGTATCCCGCAATTACTGGGAAGGCGCTCAGGTCGGCGGACGGCTCTCGCAGGTGCTCCTCGCCGGCGCGCTCGGCGGTATCGTCGCGATAGCTCTCCCGAACAAGCTCAACTGGGCGAGCGATTCGCCGTATCTCGATTCCGCCCGCGGGATGGTCGATTATAGCACAGGGAGCGGACGCGGCCGTGTGGCGCAGTACGAGAATTCATTCCGCATGGCGAGGGCGCATCCGGTCTTCGGAGTAGGGCCCGGCAACTGGCCCGTTCGCTATGTACGATATGCTCCAGCAAACGATCGCTCACTCGGCGACGATGGCATGACTGCGAACCCGTGGCCGAGCAGCGACTGGGTCGCCTTTGTTTCGGAGCGGGGATTCGTTGCGGCGATCGCGCTCCTGCTCGTCTTCGTAACGCTGTTCTTCAGGGCATTTCGAGGTTGGCGCGAGGGCGGGGATGGTTCTGTGGCGGGGGAGCCGAGCGTTCCAGGAGAGCCGGCGCGGCCGCCCGCAAACGGCGAACGCAACGTTCCAGCAGATGCGGGCATGGTGACCGGCAACGGAGTGCGCCGGCGGGTTGTCAGCGATCGCGTTCTTCTCAAGCTTGCGCTCGCCGGAACGATCGTCGCCACGATCGTGGTGAGCGCATTCGACGCCGTCCTTCTGCTCGCCGCACCCGCGTTTCTGATCTGGAGCGTCGTGGGCGCCGCAACGGGAGGAAGGGTACGCCCGCGGCCCGTGGAGCTGTCCGACAAGGCTTGGCGAATTGCTGCTGCTGGAACGCTGCTGATCGTGATCGCATCGGCTGCGCGAAGTGCGACCCAGATGCGATCGATGGCCATCGTTGGCCGCGGTGGCCAGACGGCGGGATGGTTGCGCGGCGCAGCGTGGGATCCAGCGAGCTATCGCATCAACATTCGCGTCGCGGATTTGTTGTCCCGGCGCGGCCGGTGCGCCACCGCGCGCCCACACGCGAGGCGAGCTCTGGCCCTGTTCCCACATTCCCCGGCGGCGAAGCGCCTCGTAAGGCGTTGCCGGTAG
- a CDS encoding M28 family peptidase has product MRHLGAVAVLVAVTACTSAYQAPPGPPNADSTAILRDIAYLASDQLEGRLTGTPGNDTAAAYLARRYKTLGLVAPFPGYLQPFEARSAADARAGRTEPRRSQNVVALVRGRDPVLREEYIVVGAHFDHLGRSTTFAQDPDAKDAIRNGADDNASGTAAVMELARLFAMNPPRRSVIFANFSGEELGLLGSQYFVAHSPVPINRIVAMLNFDMVGRLQNDRLTVYGTATATEFKALLDSANAASANGALRLTGIGDGFGPSDQSSFYAKDIPVLHFFTNQHEDYHRATDDVEKINSSGTARVVDLAYRVARSIAERPSHLTFVKTAAPVRSMSRQGSQTYLGSVPDMAATDVVGMRLMAVRPESPADKGGLKAGDVIVEFGGKPVKDLYSYTDALYAHKPDDVVKVVVMRGGKRIELSVTLGKRGG; this is encoded by the coding sequence ATGCGACACCTCGGCGCCGTCGCCGTCCTCGTCGCTGTTACCGCCTGCACCTCGGCCTATCAGGCGCCCCCGGGTCCACCGAACGCAGACTCGACGGCAATCCTCCGCGATATCGCTTATCTCGCCAGCGACCAGCTCGAAGGCCGTCTTACCGGAACGCCGGGGAACGACACCGCCGCCGCGTACCTTGCCCGCCGGTACAAGACGCTTGGGCTCGTCGCACCGTTCCCCGGCTACCTCCAGCCGTTCGAAGCGCGCTCGGCCGCCGATGCACGTGCCGGACGCACCGAGCCCCGGCGCTCGCAGAACGTTGTCGCCCTCGTGAGGGGCAGAGATCCGGTGCTCCGCGAAGAGTATATAGTAGTGGGCGCGCACTTCGATCACCTCGGACGCTCCACCACGTTCGCGCAAGACCCTGACGCAAAGGACGCAATCCGGAACGGCGCCGATGACAATGCGTCCGGCACTGCCGCGGTAATGGAGCTCGCGCGACTGTTCGCGATGAATCCGCCGCGCCGCTCTGTGATCTTCGCAAACTTCAGCGGCGAGGAGCTCGGCCTTCTCGGCTCACAATATTTTGTCGCCCATTCGCCCGTGCCGATAAACCGCATCGTCGCAATGCTCAACTTCGACATGGTTGGCCGCCTCCAGAACGACAGGCTTACTGTGTACGGGACGGCGACCGCCACCGAGTTCAAAGCGCTCCTCGACAGCGCGAACGCAGCGTCGGCAAACGGTGCGCTGAGGCTGACAGGAATTGGCGACGGATTCGGCCCGTCAGATCAGTCATCGTTCTACGCGAAGGACATCCCCGTCCTGCATTTCTTCACGAATCAGCATGAGGACTACCATCGGGCTACCGACGATGTGGAGAAGATCAACTCGTCGGGCACAGCCCGCGTCGTGGATCTCGCTTACAGAGTGGCGCGATCGATTGCTGAGCGGCCGTCGCACCTCACTTTCGTGAAGACGGCGGCGCCAGTGCGATCCATGAGCCGGCAGGGGTCGCAGACCTACCTCGGCTCTGTTCCCGACATGGCAGCCACCGACGTTGTTGGAATGCGTCTCATGGCGGTGAGGCCGGAAAGCCCGGCCGACAAGGGTGGGCTGAAAGCCGGTGACGTCATCGTCGAATTCGGTGGGAAGCCGGTAAAGGATCTTTACAGCTACACCGACGCTCTCTACGCGCACAAACCCGACGATGTAGTGAAAGTCGTTGTCATGCGCGGCGGCAAGCGCATCGAGCTGAGCGTTACGCTCGGCAAGCGCGGCGGGTAA
- a CDS encoding insulinase family protein, with protein sequence MPRLRLLAAAVAFLLPVFSPAQQLAPATFSAPSLDTKLPVDSKVRIGTLPNGIRYYIRQNAKPEKRAELRLVINAGSILENENQLGYAHIVEHTGFNGTRHFAKNDLIKYLESIGVRFGADLNAYTGFDETVFILPVPTDTARIIEQAFTILEDWAHGQIFDSTEVMNERGVVREEWRGGKGADERMLKQWLPVAFKGSRYAVRLPIGTEESIMGATPSKLRSFYQDWYRPDLMAVVAVGDFDVAQIEAQIKKHFSGIPARKNAPRRVSYDVPANKTPLVAIASDKEATSSGVNVIFKLPATSLRTVGDYRREIVERLYLQMLNDRFSEIAEKPDAPFLGASASKSSFFARTTEAFALAAGVKDGGIEAGLEALLKEARRVDQFGFLQSELDRAKQNLVRSYERAYAEREKTQSGQFADEYIRHFLEEEGIPGIEYEYKLVQSIAGTVTLAEVNQLARSWITDENRVIIAQTPVKTGVPVPTESGLLAVFDRASKAPIAAYAENLSTEALLANPPKPGKVLSTRTIASIGATEWKLSNGARVIVKPTDFKDDEVLVGAYSKGGTSLASDADVVSADLAAQIMGLSGVGTFNRIDLEKKLSGKAVGVNATISETTEGLNGRSSPKDLETLFQLIYLGFTSPRLDSVAFAAFKNQVTPFLANRGSSPEEVFRDTVQVTMSQHSVRDRPFTPAVFAEVNPAKSFAFYKDRFADASDFTFVFVGNVDTTTLKPYVEQYLASLPSLGRKESWRDTGVAPPKGVVQRTVRKGTEPKANTLIQFTGACVSTPENRFALRALTTLIQMRLNETLREKLGGTYSPNVGGGCSREPRPEYAISVSFGSSPENVEPLTKAVFALIDSLKVNPAPQSDIDKVKEQILRSREVETKQNSYWLTNILARDAAGEDLAGLTSVYDEMVKRLTPAQLQQAARQYFNTANYARFVLLPETVKRQ encoded by the coding sequence ATGCCACGACTTCGTTTGCTCGCTGCAGCCGTCGCTTTTCTTCTACCCGTTTTCAGTCCTGCACAGCAGCTCGCGCCAGCGACTTTCTCGGCGCCCTCGCTCGACACGAAGCTCCCTGTCGACAGCAAAGTGCGAATCGGAACGCTGCCCAATGGCATCCGCTATTACATCCGGCAGAACGCAAAACCCGAGAAGCGGGCAGAGCTTCGGCTTGTCATCAACGCAGGCTCCATCCTGGAGAATGAGAATCAGCTCGGATACGCCCACATCGTGGAGCACACGGGCTTCAACGGCACCAGGCACTTCGCGAAGAATGACCTGATCAAGTATCTCGAGTCGATCGGGGTCCGGTTTGGCGCCGACCTCAACGCCTATACGGGCTTCGACGAGACAGTCTTCATTCTTCCTGTTCCAACGGACACGGCGCGGATCATCGAGCAGGCTTTCACGATCCTCGAGGACTGGGCACACGGCCAGATATTCGACTCGACCGAGGTGATGAACGAGCGGGGTGTCGTTCGCGAGGAATGGCGCGGAGGGAAAGGCGCCGACGAAAGAATGCTCAAGCAGTGGCTGCCTGTGGCATTCAAGGGATCGCGCTACGCGGTGAGGCTTCCGATCGGTACCGAAGAGAGCATCATGGGTGCGACTCCGTCGAAGCTTCGTTCGTTCTACCAGGACTGGTATCGCCCCGATCTGATGGCAGTGGTCGCTGTCGGGGACTTCGACGTTGCGCAAATCGAGGCGCAGATAAAGAAGCATTTCAGCGGCATACCCGCGCGGAAGAATGCGCCCAGGCGGGTGAGCTACGACGTTCCGGCGAACAAGACGCCTCTTGTCGCGATTGCAAGCGACAAGGAAGCGACTTCGTCGGGTGTCAACGTCATCTTCAAGCTTCCCGCTACCTCGCTGCGCACTGTTGGCGACTATCGCCGGGAGATCGTCGAGCGACTGTACCTGCAGATGCTGAACGATCGCTTCTCCGAGATCGCCGAGAAGCCGGATGCACCCTTCCTCGGCGCGAGCGCGTCGAAGAGCAGCTTCTTCGCCAGGACAACGGAAGCTTTTGCACTTGCTGCGGGCGTGAAGGACGGCGGTATCGAGGCAGGCCTCGAAGCGCTGCTCAAGGAAGCACGCCGCGTTGACCAGTTCGGATTTCTCCAATCCGAGCTCGACCGCGCGAAGCAGAACCTCGTCCGCTCATACGAGCGCGCGTACGCCGAGCGGGAAAAGACGCAGTCTGGGCAGTTCGCAGATGAGTACATCCGCCACTTCCTCGAGGAGGAGGGCATCCCCGGTATCGAATACGAGTACAAGCTCGTTCAGTCGATTGCCGGCACGGTTACTCTCGCGGAAGTGAACCAGCTCGCGCGCAGCTGGATCACCGACGAGAACCGCGTCATCATCGCTCAGACACCGGTGAAAACCGGTGTGCCTGTGCCGACCGAGAGCGGGCTGCTTGCGGTGTTCGATCGTGCATCGAAAGCGCCCATCGCAGCCTACGCGGAGAATCTCTCCACCGAAGCTCTTCTCGCCAATCCGCCAAAGCCAGGCAAGGTGCTGAGCACGCGCACAATCGCGAGCATCGGCGCCACAGAGTGGAAGCTTTCAAACGGAGCGCGTGTCATCGTCAAGCCAACGGACTTCAAGGATGACGAAGTGCTTGTCGGCGCGTACAGCAAGGGGGGGACTTCACTCGCGTCCGACGCCGATGTCGTGTCCGCCGATCTCGCGGCGCAGATCATGGGGTTGAGCGGCGTTGGCACGTTCAACCGGATCGATCTCGAGAAGAAGCTGAGCGGGAAAGCGGTGGGCGTTAACGCGACGATCTCCGAAACCACCGAGGGATTGAACGGTCGCAGCTCGCCGAAGGATCTCGAAACGCTCTTCCAGCTCATCTATCTGGGCTTTACGTCGCCGCGCCTCGACAGTGTCGCATTCGCAGCGTTCAAGAATCAGGTCACACCCTTCCTCGCGAATCGCGGATCGTCACCCGAGGAAGTGTTCAGGGATACCGTGCAGGTCACGATGAGCCAGCACAGCGTTCGCGACCGGCCGTTCACGCCGGCGGTATTTGCCGAAGTGAATCCCGCGAAGTCGTTCGCCTTCTACAAGGACCGATTCGCCGATGCGAGCGACTTCACGTTCGTATTCGTCGGTAATGTCGATACGACGACCCTGAAGCCGTACGTCGAGCAGTATCTGGCTAGTCTCCCGTCGCTGGGCCGGAAGGAAAGCTGGCGCGATACGGGCGTTGCTCCGCCGAAGGGCGTCGTGCAGCGCACCGTTCGGAAGGGCACCGAGCCCAAGGCGAATACTCTGATTCAGTTCACCGGCGCCTGCGTGAGCACGCCGGAAAACCGGTTCGCGTTGCGCGCGCTGACTACACTCATTCAGATGCGTTTGAACGAAACCCTGCGTGAGAAGCTCGGCGGCACGTACAGCCCGAATGTCGGCGGCGGCTGCAGCCGGGAGCCGCGCCCGGAGTACGCGATTTCGGTGTCGTTCGGATCGTCGCCGGAGAACGTCGAGCCGCTGACGAAGGCGGTGTTTGCGCTGATCGACTCACTGAAGGTCAACCCGGCTCCGCAGAGCGACATCGACAAGGTAAAGGAGCAGATTCTGCGCTCGCGTGAGGTTGAGACGAAGCAGAACTCGTACTGGCTCACGAACATCCTGGCGCGCGACGCGGCCGGCGAGGACCTGGCCGGCTTGACGAGCGTCTACGACGAGATGGTGAAGCGGCTGACGCCGGCGCAGCTGCAGCAGGCGGCTCGGCAGTACTTCAATACCGCGAATTACGCGCGGTTCGTACTGCTGCCCGAGACGGTCAAGCGACAATAG
- a CDS encoding VOC family protein: MKTSQTKGIAGSTAETPTPRNDLPYGIAPKKYRLPDDTRLGPVRLQVADLARSLEYYQQVLGLRVVAQSTGRASLAAQGDDTVLIELHELPGAHAVPRRGRLGLYHYAILLPDRASLGRFVAHLSSIGAYAGMSDHLVSEALYLTDPDGLGIEVYSDRDRSTWKYEGRQLAMATDPLDVQSLVDAAGDVPWSGMPAGTKIGHVHLHVADIPEAEAFYHGGLGFDKMVWSYPGALFLAAGGYHHHLGTNTWATGAPRSEENDARLLEWTVVVPTPADAAAAAQSLEAGGYSVHADADRQSWRTADPWGTPLRIAPAESVS; encoded by the coding sequence ATGAAAACATCCCAAACCAAAGGCATTGCTGGCTCGACGGCGGAGACGCCGACACCGCGCAACGATCTTCCCTACGGTATTGCCCCGAAAAAGTACCGCTTGCCAGACGACACGCGGCTTGGACCGGTGCGTCTGCAGGTCGCCGATCTCGCGCGCTCATTGGAGTACTACCAGCAGGTCCTCGGGTTGCGCGTGGTCGCGCAGTCCACCGGTCGCGCTTCGCTGGCCGCGCAGGGCGATGACACGGTTCTCATCGAGCTTCACGAGCTGCCTGGAGCGCACGCAGTTCCACGGCGCGGGCGGCTTGGATTGTATCACTACGCGATTCTGCTTCCTGACCGAGCGTCACTGGGTCGATTCGTCGCGCATCTATCCAGCATCGGGGCGTACGCGGGAATGTCGGATCACCTCGTGAGCGAGGCTCTCTATCTCACGGACCCCGATGGTCTCGGCATCGAGGTTTATTCCGACCGTGACCGGAGTACCTGGAAGTACGAGGGGAGACAGCTCGCGATGGCCACCGATCCGCTCGACGTTCAGAGCCTGGTCGACGCAGCGGGTGACGTTCCATGGAGCGGAATGCCGGCCGGCACGAAGATCGGCCACGTTCACCTGCACGTTGCGGACATTCCCGAAGCCGAGGCGTTCTATCACGGGGGGCTCGGGTTTGACAAGATGGTCTGGAGCTATCCGGGCGCACTTTTTCTCGCGGCTGGCGGCTACCACCATCATCTGGGAACGAACACGTGGGCGACGGGAGCGCCGCGCTCGGAGGAGAATGACGCCCGGTTACTCGAATGGACCGTTGTGGTTCCGACCCCGGCTGATGCGGCTGCCGCCGCGCAAAGTCTCGAGGCCGGCGGCTACTCCGTTCACGCCGACGCCGATCGGCAGAGCTGGAGGACAGCCGATCCGTGGGGCACGCCGCTCCGCATCGCCCCCGCGGAATCAGTCAGCTGA
- a CDS encoding MarR family transcriptional regulator yields MTIKLKDEIKQSKPFHTLEQEAMLSIHRTDAVLGYAIIETLKPFDITPTQYNVLRILKGARPDGLCREDIRERLISQVPDVTRLLDRMEEAGLVERERDSTDRRLVNSRITETGLALLEKLEAPIAKAHEEQLGHMTRTELRTLITLLAKARERESS; encoded by the coding sequence ATGACCATAAAGCTCAAAGACGAGATCAAACAGTCGAAGCCGTTCCACACTCTCGAGCAGGAGGCGATGCTCAGCATCCACCGCACCGACGCCGTGCTCGGCTACGCGATCATCGAGACGCTCAAGCCGTTCGACATCACACCGACGCAATACAACGTTCTCAGAATTCTTAAGGGCGCCCGCCCTGATGGCCTCTGCCGGGAAGACATTCGTGAGCGGCTCATTTCTCAGGTACCTGATGTGACCCGATTGCTGGACAGGATGGAAGAGGCTGGACTCGTTGAACGCGAGCGGGACTCGACGGATCGGCGTCTCGTCAACAGTCGGATCACCGAGACTGGCCTCGCGCTGCTCGAGAAACTCGAGGCACCGATCGCAAAGGCGCACGAGGAGCAGCTCGGACATATGACCCGCACAGAGCTTCGAACACTCATCACACTCCTCGCCAAGGCACGAGAGAGGGAGTCATCATGA